The genomic segment CTATTTCGTTTTCAGTATTGTGTTTTGCAGTATACTTAAGCGCTCATGCTTGTCTGCTGTTTGAGAGACGGACTTTGGAAATCAGCACTACATCTTTCTTCGTACTGGTGTGTTGATGCTTAAAATTTGCGTGATTTATGTTGTGTTTATTTGCAAGTGAAACGTGTCAGTCGTGTCTGCGGTGTGACACAGTGAGGAACGAACGTCTGCGCGTTCATAGTCTGTGTGCAACTGAAGAAAGTACGCTTCTGTTATTTCACTGCGAGGACGTTCGATGGCCTAACCATTCAACCATGGACTGCACAGTGAGTcaggttggcgggaaaacggttggatacatacatacatgcatacatacatacatacatacatacatacatacatacatacctacatacatacatacatacgtactcatacgtatacatacatacatacgtacatacgtacatacatacatacatacatacatacatacatacatacatacatacatacatacatacatacatacatacatacatacatacatacatacatgaaaacaaaaaaagcataGCCCCCGGAAAGTCCGTGAAGTACTCTAAGAACGCTGATTAACACCCGTAAAATAACCGTGATGCTTTCTGCATTGCGCAATTGCCGCTGTTACTTGCAGGCTAAAAAacaaacatggcctccgagattggctTACTTTACTCCGAGAGAGCCACAGCTTGGGATTGGAGTGATTTCGTTACCATTTAGGGTTTGCCGACTGCTACAAGGATCAGCTACGATATAAAAATGTTCAAATGCACATAATCGCAGCACCAAAGGCGCGCAGATTTTGCAATCTTGCTTTGACGCGTACCGTTTATCATGCAATCTATTATTCAAGCTTAAATTTGGGTGTCGTGACCCTTCTAGGATGCCTTCCATTTCTGCTAAATATTGATATTGTGTAACGCGCAGTCTCCTCGGGACATTAGGAAACATAGCTCACTCACGGCGGCCACATGACACATTCAAACAGTTGTTCTAGAAATGCTTTGCAAAAGGTGTATATTTTCATCAAAAAACATTTAATTTCTAACACAGATTTACCGTAGTGATGCGCCCTTTTTGCTAAGTTTGATTTTGGTACCATGTTTCAAAAGGTACCAAATTTTACCGGCGGGGTAAAATTTAGTTATATACGCTGTGGAGTGCTTGAATACGTAATTTACTGCGCAGGCCCTAATTAACCCAAACACTATAAGTTTTACATATAGATAACCCATAACGgctgcttatttttgccaaatataAACTTTGTAACGTAGAGTTGCATTAGAAGACTGAAAAGGCGGCGTGAAATTGTTATATAACGCTTTTCAGATCTTCCGAAAGGAATATTTTACAAACCCTGAATTTCACGTGCACTTAGGTTGGCCCACTAATTCAGGATAGCATTCCTCCCATGTTATTTGAATTTGACTTTGATGGCGCActctaaaacagttgcacccatTGGGGTATATATTTGCCacagaacgataatcgtcatctgtcttgcttgcgtttcctttattgaaaacgctgcactctttactttcctgtcgggaacgctctgtcatgctgataacgcgcatgccgttcctaaattggaagtaccgggctcgcagcgttaaagaaaggaaatgcgtggaagacagatgaccattattgttctgtggcaagtgtacaccccaaagggtgaaactgtttttagagtgcatttGTAGTTATGCCCGGCCAGTGGGCAAAATTTCGCGTCACCCGTAAATACGTCTTATAACGCTCCAGTCAAGTGAAGCGCCTAGGCAATAACGCAGCGGTGTCAGTACTTGGTACACACGTTTTTTTGCTTAAAGAAATGTGCTGTTGATCTATAGAAAGCTAAGGCACAACAAAGCCAGCCCTGGACTGACGCCAGGCGTGCATCATAACTACATCCGCTGGGTGATGGGCGCTAAGCTTGCAGACACGCTGCTACAGTTCCGGCACAATGTCACGTTTCAAGCCTTCATTTTAATGTCTTTATTGTCCATATGATTTGCGGCACATCCGCCTACATCTAAAATGAAATGTCCTCTAAGGATGTTTCAAATAGCCTTAGAATAGCTGCGCAACGTATTTTACAATAGCGTGCTCATTATGAAAATAGAATATGTACTGGTCTTTATGTCCGCTTTATACTTGGTTTAATTTTGATCACTTAAAGAACTTTATTAACGTATACCTTGCTGCTAGTGATTGTTTTATTCATCAATCTTACATGCTCTAAGGAAATACTTTAAGAAACCTCCTTGCAACCATCACAAATAAACACGCATATTTGCTTTATTTGCCATTATCTTGTTGTTCGTTGTGCTTGCTGGCGTTTACGAAGTGGTGCACTAGGTCGTAAACCGCTTCACTTGCGTCAAACCCGAGAAGGTGACCTGCCCGAAGAACAAGGGCAACGGTAAGATTCTCGCTCTCTCTTACGTAGCCCGCTAGCCCATATTGATTCTTTATTGTCCACGGCATCCTTGGGACCTGTGCAAATTCAGTGGAGCCAGTAAAAGTCATCTTACTGAAGTACTCTTCGAACAGCCCAGGTGGGAAAATGTCGTCCATTTGTCCATTCACAATTAAAACTTTTTCTGACCCAAGAACATTTTCGAAAGTCGCGGAAATGTTCTTGAAGTAATCGCCTGGAGCCAATTTAAATGCTATATTCAGTCTGTGTTCATCCAGCTTCACAGACTGTGGGACGCCGAGTTGTTTTTTGAAGTCCGAACTATTCACATATTCCTGGTACTTCCCTACTTCGGCTGGCTTAGTGGTATGGAGTATGCTTCCTTGATCATCGTATCCTGTTAGATTCGCGAATAGGCTTTTCATGCCGCCAATGTTAAAATTGAAAACTGTCTGAGCTAAAAGAAATGCTGCAATCGTCGTGTTTGTTTTCGCTATTGCTTCAATTAGCTTAAACTTCGTCTCCAGTGCAGTCCGGCCTTCCGCGTCCACCAGGCCAAGTTGGTATAGATATTCGTGAGACTTGAGGATGCTGTCTTGCAGCGGGATTAAAAATCCAGCGCAAAGTATGAGACCACGTAGACGGTTTTCACATTCTTCCGTTCGCAAACGTTCTGCTAAGGCGACAGCCGCTCTTGCTGCAAAAAAGAATTCGAAAGGAACAGTTACAAGTTGCATGTTAAGTTGCACAGGCAGCACAAGCTGCACTAGTAGCAGCTGACCATATCTAATTTTAGATCAACTCAACGGCGAACATTCAGATGGAGAAAAGGCTACCCGATGGGGTGAGAATGCATGGTGAACTTACAGCGATAGATGTGTCAGCGTGATGGGCTCGTACGTGACCAGGCAAATTATGGCGGACAAATGCGCCCATGCTGGCCTTACTACATTTTCTATAAGTAGTTCATCGCCATTGCATTTGCGGTACCTAGCAGCCTTCACCCGCTTCTTTTATCATTTATCATCCCGTCGATTCATTTTCCTCTTGTGCAGGTAAGGTAACCGTATATTGCTTCACGTCTATGTTCCTACTACCAGTTTGTTTATCTGTTCTATTTACATTTCAAAGGGTCTCAAGGCAAGCTCGTTGGTATTCGtttgaggtaaaaaaaaagtgcgctaAAGACACGAATAGAAGGAAGGAACGATTGCGTTATTGTGCGTGCACAAATATGTAGCTTGAAAAAAGGAGAGGGTATGGCAAACAGAAACAAAAGGTAGAGGGGGTAGCATATCAGTCGCGGATAGATCTGAAGGTAAAAACCAACAAAAACAATATATGAGTACTTCTCGGTGAGGACAGAGAAATGAACGCGGGGAACCTAGAAACCTAGCCCAAAACTAACTCGTCTATTTTTTCGGTTCCGCGCCGTCATCACATTATCTTCCCCATTAAATTTCGCAATCCCGAGCAAGCTTGCACAATCCCCACTCCATATCCAGCAAAGCAGTTTACGTCGCTCTTCACCCACGTCGCCTTCAACCGCCGTTCAGCGGCGTCGCAAGAGTGCAGTGACTGTAGCGCCACCGACGGTGTCGCTGTGCAACTTTGCCGAATTCTGAAAGCACAATCCAGCTGCAACATTGCGGCACCTTCGCCCACgatgcaggaaagaaaaagatgTCTACCCTCTATGTCGCCAGTGCGACATAGGCATGTCTCTGCGGGAACTTTACGcagactggactcaagaccgttcaccgaatcgaagatactcggaccgccgccacacccgtcactgggaAGAAAAGCGATTCGTGCCCTAGGGCAATATTTGAAATGCACCGGCTTAAGacaccgtttatagtgtccctgtgcatcctcccacacgcactcagtgcttactctctccctcttttcctatTTCTATTCTCCTTTCCCCTACccccagtcatcatcatcatcatcagtctggttacgcccactgcagggcaaaggcctctcccatacttctccaacaaccccgatcatgtactaattgtggccatgtcgtccctgcaaacttcttaatctcatccgcccacctaactttcttccgccccctggtacgcttcccttcccttggaatccagtccttaacccttaatgaccatcggttatcttccctcctcattacatgtcctgcccatgcccatttctttttcttgatttcaactaagatgtcatttacccgtgttcgttccctcacccaatctgctcttttcttatcccttaaagttacacccatcattcttctttctatagcttgttgcgtcgtcttcaatttgagtagaacccttttcgtaagcctccaggtttctgccccgtaggtgagtactggtaagacacagctattacacagttttctcttgagggataatggcaacctgctgttgctgacctgagaatgcctgccaaacgcaccccagccaattcttattcttctgattatttccgtctcacgatccggatccgccgtcactacctgccctaagtagatgtattcccttaccacttccactgcctcgctacctattgtaaattgctgttctcttccgagactgttaaacattactttagttctctgcagattaatttttagacccactcttctgctttacctctccaggtcagtgagcatgcattgcaattggtcccctgagttactaagcaaggcaatatcagcagcgaatctcaagttactaaggtattctccattaacttttatcgccacttcttcccaatccaggtctgtgaatacctcctgtaaacacgctgtgaatagcattggagagatcgtatctccctgcctgacgcctttctttatggggattttgctgctttctttatggaggactacggtggctgtggagccgctatagatatctttcagtatttttacatatggctcgtctacaccctggttccgtaatgcctccatgattgctgaggtttcgacagaatcaaacgctttctcgtaatcaatgaaagctatatacaagggttgattatattccgcacatttctctatcacctgattgatagtgtgaatatggtccattgctGAGTagcccatccccagtgtagggtagcaaaccgagtgctcttctggttgacctccctgcctttcctctctttgctttctctctctatctctggcGCTCTACTGGGGCACCTTCGACGGCGGCAACCTCGAAAGCACATGTTACAATAACTGCTTTTAGATTACCGTTTTCATGCTCCACAGAACTTTCGACGCGCTTTTTACAG from the Dermacentor variabilis isolate Ectoservices chromosome 9, ASM5094787v1, whole genome shotgun sequence genome contains:
- the LOC142557042 gene encoding venom serine carboxypeptidase-like isoform X2, giving the protein MAKTILLSWLILILKANASSGDALSATPKAPSFLDLITKNTPKDVEFFKTKAGVDAKSGYITVQKGSHLFFLLLKSPQNKSDAPLILWLEGGPGKSGLHGQFLKNGPIGIDAQGNLYNRSSTFLNFADILYVDYPAGGGFSIIQNGSVLSTSLDNVTNDLLTFLNKFYQLFNDYRSRNLYLVGESYGARAAVALAERLRTEECENRLRGLILCAGFLIPLQDSILKSHEYLYQLGLVDAEGRTALETKFKLIEAIAKTNTTIAAFLLAQTVFNFNIGGMKSLFANLTGYDDQGSILHTTKPAEVGKYQEYVNSSDFKKQLGVPQSVKLDEHRLNIAFKLAPGDYFKNISATFENVLGSEKVLIVNGQMDDIFPPGLFEEYFSKMTFTGSTEFAQVPRMPWTIKNQYGLAGYVRESENLTVALVLRAGHLLGFDASEAVYDLVHHFVNASKHNEQQDNGK
- the LOC142557042 gene encoding venom serine carboxypeptidase-like isoform X1, with product MEKMVFLSWLIFILKVNASLSGDAPSATPKAPSFLDLITKNTPKDVEFFKTKAGVDAKSGYITVQKGSHLFFLLLKSPQNKSDAPLILWLEGGPGKSGLHGQFLKNGPIGIDAQGNLYNRSSTFLNFADILYVDYPAGGGFSIIQNGSVLSTSLDNVTNDLLTFLNKFYQLFNDYRSRNLYLVGESYGARAAVALAERLRTEECENRLRGLILCAGFLIPLQDSILKSHEYLYQLGLVDAEGRTALETKFKLIEAIAKTNTTIAAFLLAQTVFNFNIGGMKSLFANLTGYDDQGSILHTTKPAEVGKYQEYVNSSDFKKQLGVPQSVKLDEHRLNIAFKLAPGDYFKNISATFENVLGSEKVLIVNGQMDDIFPPGLFEEYFSKMTFTGSTEFAQVPRMPWTIKNQYGLAGYVRESENLTVALVLRAGHLLGFDASEAVYDLVHHFVNASKHNEQQDNGK